From the Acidilutibacter cellobiosedens genome, one window contains:
- the pglX gene encoding BREX-1 system adenine-specific DNA-methyltransferase PglX — protein sequence MDKAVLENFAVYARNKLIQDIKNKASMIGITEEGIADPLPESNSDMLIFNIKTVESYRIHGGEVNQYKKLVEELNKRKESQDYGTAYKGLIEEVAYTWFNRLIAIRFMEVNNYLPDKMRILSSGRKGVNEPEFVTYYQDTSLNFTNEELERLANWKSDGSAASMDNMFHLLFIKQCNVLNENLPGLFEKTDDYAELLLNISYNDQDGVLYKLVHDIPEEYFDVESEKDKGQVEIIGWMYQYYNTERKDEVFSRPKSVKIQKEDVPAVTQLFTPDWIVRYMVENSLGRLWIEKLIADGDKRNEKEIAGEFNWKYYIPEAEQNPEVKEQLKGIRKDRRNIRLEDIKFIDPAMGSFHIGVYAFEVFMQLYESQGYTVREAAKLIIEKNLYGLDIDKRAYQLSYFACMMKGRQYNRRILNGKTKCNLYDIPESNNINRNHLDYLGTNIEDKKVWAKRKKEIVEILDIFKDAKEYGSVLDVPDKYDFRLLKEFIENKQLDLSFDTTGIDDTQKKIINVLSVAEILSKEYNVVTTNPPYMGSSGMNSKLSRYVKDNYPESKSDLLTVFIERCREFTKDCGYYAMITQHSWMFLSSFEKLRKKLQSNTICNMIHLGPRAFEEIGGEVVQSTSFVFKNTLINNYKGSYIKLIDFSNAEEKETKALEVIKNPQCGYYYETDQNNFKKIPGMPVAYWASEKIIKTFIFPKLCEVCETRKGLATSDNNRFLRLWQEVGFDKVEYNCSSNYESQIINKKWFPLNKGGDFKRWYGNNEYLINWENNGFEIKNFKSSNGKLLSRPQNLSYNFKQAITWTKITSALFSARMCFGGFLFDDAAAICFNADILKLRYIVAFLNSKICQVVVKIFNPTLNIQIGDVGNLPICIEDRVYHPIVKLSNNNISISKTDWDSFETSWDFKVHPLLDKDKQNQVPKTIENSYENWKHFANSQFDRLKANEEELNRIFIKIYGLEDELTPDVSDKDITIAKIFDTKNEIYDDIKGNRYILTKEDVVKSFISYAVGCMFGRYSLDTEGLAYAGGKWDDSKYSAFIPDKDNIILITDEEYFKDDILNRFVEFVKVCYGEKTLDENLKFIADALGGNGTPKEIIRNYFLKYFYKDHVRTYKKRPIYWFYDSGKENGFKALIYMHRYNEDTTGKVRIDYLHKIQKAYERTMDNLKYEIANNKNPREVSKAEKRLTKLMKQLKECKDYDERIAHLALARIPIDLDDGVKVNYDKIQIDEKGEKIQILAEIK from the coding sequence ATGGACAAGGCTGTGTTAGAAAACTTCGCCGTATATGCAAGGAACAAGTTAATACAGGATATTAAAAATAAAGCATCTATGATAGGCATTACAGAAGAAGGAATAGCTGATCCTCTTCCGGAATCCAATTCAGATATGCTGATTTTCAACATTAAGACTGTGGAATCATATAGAATTCACGGCGGAGAAGTAAATCAGTACAAAAAGCTCGTTGAAGAGCTCAATAAAAGAAAAGAAAGTCAGGACTACGGTACCGCATATAAAGGATTAATAGAAGAAGTAGCTTATACTTGGTTTAACAGGCTTATAGCTATACGATTCATGGAAGTAAACAATTATCTTCCCGATAAAATGAGAATACTTTCTTCAGGAAGGAAAGGAGTAAACGAACCAGAATTTGTCACCTACTATCAAGATACAAGCTTAAATTTTACGAATGAAGAGTTAGAACGGTTGGCTAATTGGAAATCAGACGGCAGCGCGGCATCAATGGACAATATGTTTCATCTTTTATTTATAAAACAATGCAATGTCTTAAATGAGAATCTGCCGGGGTTATTTGAAAAGACCGATGATTATGCCGAATTGTTATTGAATATATCGTATAATGACCAAGATGGAGTATTGTATAAATTGGTACATGATATACCGGAGGAATATTTTGATGTAGAATCGGAAAAAGACAAAGGTCAGGTGGAAATTATAGGCTGGATGTATCAGTATTATAACACTGAGAGGAAGGATGAAGTATTTTCAAGACCAAAGTCGGTCAAAATTCAAAAAGAAGATGTTCCTGCCGTGACACAGCTTTTTACACCTGATTGGATTGTCAGATATATGGTAGAAAATTCATTAGGAAGGCTTTGGATAGAAAAATTAATAGCTGATGGTGACAAACGGAATGAAAAAGAAATAGCCGGAGAGTTTAATTGGAAATATTATATTCCGGAAGCAGAACAAAATCCTGAAGTGAAAGAACAGTTAAAAGGAATACGAAAGGATAGGAGAAATATTCGATTAGAGGATATTAAATTTATAGACCCCGCCATGGGCAGCTTTCATATAGGGGTTTATGCCTTCGAAGTGTTCATGCAATTATATGAAAGTCAAGGATACACAGTTAGAGAAGCGGCTAAGTTAATTATTGAAAAAAATCTGTATGGCCTTGATATAGATAAGAGGGCGTACCAGCTATCCTATTTTGCTTGTATGATGAAGGGAAGACAATATAACAGGAGAATTTTAAATGGGAAAACAAAATGTAATTTATACGATATACCTGAGAGTAACAATATTAATAGAAATCATTTAGACTATTTAGGTACTAATATTGAAGATAAAAAAGTTTGGGCTAAGCGTAAAAAAGAGATAGTGGAAATCCTTGATATTTTTAAAGATGCAAAGGAATACGGATCTGTATTAGATGTACCAGATAAATATGATTTTAGATTGTTAAAAGAGTTTATTGAAAACAAACAGTTAGATCTATCTTTTGATACCACAGGTATTGATGATACACAAAAGAAAATTATAAATGTACTTAGTGTTGCTGAAATATTGTCGAAGGAATACAATGTCGTGACAACAAATCCTCCATATATGGGAAGCAGCGGTATGAATTCAAAATTAAGCAGATATGTTAAAGATAATTATCCCGAGAGCAAATCGGATTTATTAACAGTTTTCATTGAAAGGTGCAGGGAGTTCACGAAAGATTGCGGATATTATGCCATGATAACTCAACATTCATGGATGTTTTTATCAAGCTTTGAAAAGCTCAGAAAGAAACTCCAGTCAAATACTATCTGCAATATGATACACTTGGGGCCGAGAGCTTTTGAAGAAATAGGCGGAGAGGTAGTACAGAGCACAAGCTTTGTATTTAAAAACACTTTAATTAATAATTATAAGGGAAGTTATATAAAGCTTATTGATTTTAGCAATGCAGAGGAAAAAGAAACGAAAGCATTGGAAGTAATAAAAAACCCTCAATGCGGATATTATTATGAAACGGATCAGAATAATTTTAAAAAGATACCGGGGATGCCGGTGGCTTATTGGGCAAGTGAGAAGATAATTAAAACCTTTATATTTCCAAAATTATGTGAAGTGTGCGAAACACGAAAGGGTTTAGCTACGTCAGACAATAATAGATTTTTAAGATTATGGCAAGAGGTTGGTTTTGATAAGGTAGAATATAATTGTTCTTCAAATTATGAGTCACAAATTATTAATAAAAAGTGGTTTCCATTAAATAAAGGTGGAGATTTTAAAAGATGGTATGGAAATAATGAGTATCTAATTAATTGGGAAAACAATGGATTTGAGATAAAAAATTTTAAAAGTTCTAACGGGAAATTACTTTCAAGGCCTCAAAATTTATCATATAATTTTAAACAAGCTATAACTTGGACAAAAATAACTTCGGCTTTATTTTCTGCAAGGATGTGTTTTGGTGGTTTTTTGTTTGATGATGCAGCAGCTATATGTTTTAATGCAGATATACTAAAGTTGAGATATATTGTTGCTTTTTTAAATTCAAAAATTTGTCAAGTGGTAGTTAAGATTTTCAATCCTACACTTAATATTCAAATTGGTGATGTCGGTAATTTGCCAATTTGTATCGAAGATAGAGTATATCACCCAATAGTTAAACTTAGCAATAATAATATCTCAATATCCAAAACCGACTGGGATTCTTTTGAAACCTCATGGGATTTCAAAGTTCATCCGTTGTTAGATAAAGATAAGCAAAACCAGGTTCCCAAAACCATAGAAAATTCATATGAAAATTGGAAGCACTTTGCCAATTCACAATTTGACAGGTTAAAAGCAAATGAAGAAGAGCTAAACCGTATTTTTATCAAAATTTACGGTTTGGAAGATGAATTAACTCCGGATGTAAGTGATAAGGATATAACTATTGCCAAAATATTCGATACTAAAAATGAAATCTATGACGATATAAAAGGTAACAGATATATATTAACTAAAGAAGATGTTGTCAAATCCTTCATTTCCTATGCAGTAGGCTGTATGTTCGGGAGATATTCCTTGGATACGGAAGGTTTGGCATATGCCGGAGGCAAATGGGACGACAGCAAATATTCTGCTTTTATACCTGATAAGGATAATATTATATTGATTACGGATGAGGAATACTTTAAGGATGATATATTAAACAGATTTGTCGAATTTGTAAAAGTTTGCTACGGAGAAAAAACATTGGATGAGAATCTTAAATTCATAGCAGATGCCTTAGGCGGGAACGGTACACCAAAAGAAATTATACGAAATTATTTCCTTAAATATTTTTATAAAGACCACGTGAGGACTTATAAGAAGCGCCCCATATACTGGTTTTACGACAGCGGAAAGGAAAACGGGTTTAAAGCACTTATATATATGCACAGATACAATGAAGACACTACAGGTAAAGTTCGTATAGACTATTTACATAAAATACAAAAAGCTTATGAGCGAACTATGGACAACTTAAAATATGAAATAGCAAATAATAAAAATCCAAGAGAAGTATCGAAAGCAGAAAAACGCCTTACAAAGCTTATGAAACAACTAAAGGAATGTAAAGACTATGACGAAAGAATTGCCCATTTGGCATTGGCAAGGATACCCATTGATTTGGACGACGGGGTTAAGGTAAACTACGATAAAATTCAGATCGATGAGAAAGGAGAGAAAATACAAATATTAGCTGAAATAAAATAG
- the cmr1 gene encoding type III-B CRISPR module RAMP protein Cmr1, producing the protein MRKVQITLKLISPLVSFGEDKKNKEFRVTELKALLRSTFRELYYFQNLEEMKKQEADLFGSTEKKAPVSIVLQNIICRVDSSIAMLPHKEGKQAFYTSCFGIDSEITICFIERNKKGNMDFLEFYIYLLIQASIIGALGRRSRKGFGSFKVTNIEDLSDNDGDEFGKLLPMNLEDIVELLTKLNLNNQGEFVKLRNCSTTDNIVSYSGQGKSDELDYPFVKRITINHLNNETDVKGLLKKISELTHDRLCAIENNENGLLDRKDLDKVNVSILGQHKSGIPKIKRFASPVCISFAMDRGNNKYLIIKELNYNYAVSKLYNNKTKVNSKINQKYISEFINKLVQTGGVKK; encoded by the coding sequence ATGAGAAAAGTTCAAATTACACTAAAACTTATTTCACCATTAGTAAGTTTTGGAGAGGATAAAAAAAATAAAGAATTTAGAGTTACAGAATTGAAGGCACTTTTACGTTCAACTTTTAGAGAATTGTATTATTTTCAAAATTTAGAAGAGATGAAAAAACAGGAGGCTGATTTATTTGGAAGCACAGAAAAGAAAGCACCGGTTTCGATAGTATTACAAAATATAATATGTAGGGTTGATAGTAGTATTGCTATGCTGCCGCATAAAGAAGGCAAACAAGCTTTTTATACTTCATGTTTTGGCATAGACAGCGAGATAACAATATGTTTTATTGAGAGAAATAAAAAAGGTAATATGGATTTTCTTGAGTTCTATATTTATTTGTTAATTCAAGCTTCAATAATAGGTGCATTGGGAAGAAGATCAAGAAAAGGATTTGGTTCTTTTAAGGTAACGAATATAGAAGATTTGTCTGATAATGATGGTGATGAATTTGGGAAATTACTGCCCATGAATTTAGAAGATATTGTGGAATTATTGACAAAATTAAATTTGAACAATCAAGGAGAGTTTGTAAAACTAAGAAACTGTTCTACAACGGATAACATTGTTTCTTATAGCGGGCAGGGCAAATCAGACGAGCTGGATTATCCATTTGTGAAGAGAATAACAATAAATCATTTAAATAATGAAACAGATGTAAAGGGATTGTTAAAAAAGATTTCTGAGTTGACTCATGATAGATTGTGTGCAATAGAAAATAATGAAAACGGCCTTTTGGATAGAAAAGATCTTGATAAAGTAAATGTCAGTATTTTAGGGCAGCATAAATCAGGAATTCCCAAAATAAAAAGATTTGCATCACCTGTATGCATTTCATTTGCAATGGACAGAGGAAACAATAAATATTTAATTATTAAAGAACTGAATTATAATTATGCCGTTAGCAAATTGTATAATAATAAAACCAAAGTTAACTCAAAAATAAACCAAAAGTATATTTCTGAGTTTATAAATAAATTGGTACAAACAGGAGGTGTTAAGAAATGA
- a CDS encoding Cas10/Cmr2 second palm domain-containing protein translates to MKYLLAVTLGPVQSYIEESEKFIGLRNGSQIISDLMKNIIEYIFDKDEGSQIIYPKYDKPIDINSINDCTNYLVFEVTEKDKLELKSLEDKIYKNMGGNPENFKETFFLFWAIEELKSDEDYSTIYSKLQRLMNGIKHTYIFNNEEKFQEGNFGNDKCHICGKRSIYKNDLCPLCIYKREYNKKYNESNYESNYSIAIKCWKAKYKGNIKAVDKLFKEIFKKGHEDGYYSLSQLENTIFMLKKGDIKNKRFKDFLYDLKQESAEKLEKLTKKKENRLLSKELETIQQDLRSIQQDLKKLYKNENKDLNISEPNYEYGFIQFDIDSLGDWMHGKFLDEDMQKNLKAYQEKISGLLISFGRELRKELEHECDIIYSGGDDFLAMMPIEKIQFVLDKIKKLFEKNVGMKLQVIGISKEMTHSTCITIAPCKVPIGEVLSKSRLELNKVKEKYEKNNKNGIAFNYIVGDGAAVTAYMKKDNFDGFLKLIEYYKEIKDIFPLSFIKKYQKEFINFPYEEITNQNFRDLRSMNKIELKRIMKKSKLVKEDKGTEQKEIAIQKYMNEMIKFMDSLFYKNCVPISANRENVDFENYSNIIDIYERLCRLQGFYKCIGGDVNETTEIKTV, encoded by the coding sequence ATGAAATATTTATTGGCTGTAACTTTAGGTCCTGTACAATCTTATATAGAAGAATCCGAGAAGTTTATAGGCCTTAGGAATGGCAGTCAAATAATATCGGATTTAATGAAAAATATAATAGAATATATATTTGATAAAGATGAGGGAAGCCAAATAATATACCCTAAATATGATAAACCTATTGACATAAATAGTATTAATGATTGTACAAACTATCTTGTTTTTGAGGTAACTGAAAAAGATAAGTTAGAATTAAAATCCTTAGAAGATAAAATATACAAAAATATGGGCGGAAATCCTGAGAATTTTAAAGAAACTTTTTTTCTGTTTTGGGCAATTGAAGAATTGAAAAGTGATGAAGATTATTCCACTATATATAGTAAACTTCAAAGATTAATGAACGGAATCAAGCATACCTATATTTTTAACAATGAAGAGAAATTTCAGGAAGGTAATTTTGGTAATGATAAATGCCATATATGTGGGAAACGCTCTATATATAAGAATGATTTATGCCCCTTATGTATATATAAAAGAGAATATAATAAAAAATACAATGAATCTAATTATGAATCCAATTATTCCATAGCTATAAAATGTTGGAAAGCGAAATATAAGGGAAATATTAAAGCAGTTGATAAATTGTTTAAAGAAATTTTTAAGAAAGGGCATGAAGATGGATATTATAGCTTATCGCAGTTAGAAAATACCATATTTATGTTAAAAAAAGGTGATATCAAAAATAAAAGATTTAAAGATTTTTTATATGATTTGAAACAAGAATCAGCAGAGAAGTTAGAAAAATTAACAAAGAAAAAGGAAAATAGATTATTATCGAAAGAGCTTGAAACAATTCAGCAAGACCTTAGAAGCATACAGCAGGATCTTAAAAAATTATATAAAAATGAAAATAAAGATTTAAATATATCAGAACCCAATTATGAGTACGGATTTATACAATTTGATATAGACTCCTTAGGGGATTGGATGCATGGAAAGTTTTTGGATGAAGATATGCAGAAAAATTTGAAAGCGTATCAAGAGAAAATATCGGGACTGCTTATTTCATTCGGTAGAGAACTGAGAAAAGAGTTAGAACATGAATGTGATATTATTTATTCGGGCGGAGATGATTTTTTAGCTATGATGCCTATAGAAAAAATTCAATTTGTATTAGATAAAATAAAAAAATTGTTTGAAAAAAATGTTGGGATGAAGTTGCAAGTTATCGGAATATCTAAAGAGATGACTCATTCAACATGTATAACGATTGCGCCGTGTAAAGTACCTATTGGAGAAGTGTTAAGTAAAAGTAGGTTAGAATTGAATAAAGTTAAAGAAAAATATGAGAAAAATAATAAGAATGGTATTGCATTTAATTATATTGTAGGGGACGGTGCTGCAGTAACAGCTTATATGAAAAAAGATAATTTTGACGGATTCTTAAAACTAATAGAATATTATAAAGAAATAAAAGATATTTTTCCTTTATCTTTTATTAAAAAGTATCAAAAAGAGTTTATAAATTTCCCGTATGAAGAAATTACAAATCAAAATTTCAGAGATTTAAGATCTATGAACAAAATAGAGTTAAAACGTATTATGAAAAAAAGCAAGTTAGTTAAGGAAGATAAAGGAACCGAACAAAAAGAAATTGCAATACAAAAATATATGAATGAAATGATAAAATTTATGGATTCATTATTTTATAAAAATTGTGTGCCCATATCTGCCAATAGGGAAAATGTAGATTTTGAAAATTATTCAAATATAATAGATATTTACGAAAGGTTATGCAGATTACAAGGATTCTATAAATGTATCGGAGGTGATGTAAATGAAACTACTGAAATTAAAACCGTGTGA
- the cmr3 gene encoding type III-B CRISPR module-associated protein Cmr3 gives MKLLKLKPCDNTFFRDGKVFKMGYNNIIQSKNIPYPSVFSGAVFTAFLANNEGLKKKFMKNPSVKEKRKILKIGQVYLYNERTRDIYIPAPKDLFKDEDGEIYFGKFDDLAEGMTSLPYKKALMSPNIDGIERISKEFINIKNIFREYKNKSYLGMDLVHEDEIFKKNYKVGIGTDYDKRIVKEDLLYRVEQTEFLSNDWSFIVEYDINIKLIKEKKIGNIEELKKGYLKLGGENKICKYEECDKWVNDYINEFRKNAEDNYKINSSIIKLIFTSPVYFKGENDLNKIGVIGISSDKPIYIGGFDIKEKAAKQMYKGYEAGTVFLIMENKFETIKNRLETSIGDLINEGFGKYIILEEE, from the coding sequence ATGAAACTACTGAAATTAAAACCGTGTGACAATACTTTTTTTAGAGATGGGAAAGTTTTTAAAATGGGTTATAACAATATAATACAATCAAAAAATATTCCTTATCCTTCGGTTTTTTCAGGTGCTGTTTTTACAGCATTTCTGGCAAATAATGAGGGCTTAAAGAAAAAATTCATGAAAAATCCGTCTGTTAAAGAAAAAAGAAAGATTTTAAAAATAGGACAAGTGTATCTTTATAATGAAAGAACAAGAGATATTTATATACCTGCTCCTAAAGATTTATTTAAAGATGAAGATGGTGAAATATATTTTGGAAAATTTGATGATTTGGCGGAAGGAATGACTTCTTTACCGTATAAGAAGGCACTTATGTCGCCTAATATTGATGGTATCGAAAGAATATCAAAAGAGTTTATTAATATTAAAAATATATTTAGAGAGTATAAAAACAAGTCTTATTTAGGAATGGATTTAGTTCATGAAGATGAAATATTTAAAAAGAATTATAAGGTAGGAATAGGTACTGATTATGATAAAAGGATTGTAAAGGAAGATTTGCTGTATAGAGTTGAGCAAACGGAATTTTTATCTAATGATTGGTCATTTATAGTAGAGTATGATATAAATATCAAACTTATCAAAGAGAAAAAAATTGGAAATATTGAAGAATTAAAAAAAGGTTATTTAAAATTAGGTGGAGAGAACAAGATATGCAAATATGAGGAATGTGACAAATGGGTAAATGATTATATAAATGAGTTCAGAAAAAATGCGGAAGATAATTATAAAATAAATTCATCTATTATAAAACTTATATTTACAAGTCCTGTTTATTTTAAAGGAGAGAATGATTTAAACAAGATTGGGGTTATAGGAATATCAAGCGACAAGCCTATTTATATAGGAGGATTTGATATTAAAGAAAAGGCAGCTAAACAAATGTATAAAGGTTATGAGGCGGGAACTGTATTTTTAATTATGGAAAATAAATTTGAAACCATAAAAAATAGACTTGAAACTTCTATAGGAGATTTAATTAACGAAGGCTTTGGAAAATATATAATTTTGGAGGAAGAATAA
- the cmr4 gene encoding type III-B CRISPR module RAMP protein Cmr4: MYTKSQLEYIKAITPIHAGTGQDLGIADMPIQREKHSNIPKIEASSLKGSIKSILYYKIKNGNCNSENNGEDDLKKMYKYFGPENGDEASSLIAFTDAKLLLFPIKSAADIFKLVTCPYILKRWVEDLKLSKINQGGQVDKNENENKNNYNRIDDLDVKDGQAIDLGEGKDNIILEDYVFKKSETQCKEVLKEIFKKEDVDVKKIIILSDSDFVELVTLYTEIITRNKIDTDTGVAKDGGLFTEEYLPAESILYFIVLEAPNFNGDEENNAIKYYTKHIGDVFQVGGDFTIGKGFVKRLSKESGRDVNQES, from the coding sequence ATGTACACGAAAAGCCAATTAGAATATATAAAAGCCATAACACCGATACATGCAGGTACCGGACAGGATTTGGGCATTGCGGATATGCCTATACAGAGGGAAAAACATTCTAATATACCCAAAATAGAAGCATCATCTCTCAAAGGTTCAATAAAAAGTATTTTGTATTATAAAATAAAGAATGGAAATTGCAATAGTGAGAATAATGGAGAAGATGATTTGAAAAAAATGTATAAGTATTTTGGTCCTGAGAATGGAGACGAAGCTTCAAGTTTAATAGCCTTTACGGATGCAAAATTGCTGCTGTTTCCGATAAAGTCTGCTGCAGATATTTTCAAGCTTGTTACCTGCCCGTATATTTTAAAAAGGTGGGTTGAGGATTTAAAGTTAAGTAAAATCAATCAAGGCGGTCAGGTGGATAAAAATGAAAATGAAAATAAAAATAATTATAATCGGATAGATGATTTAGATGTGAAAGACGGACAGGCAATAGATTTAGGTGAAGGGAAAGATAATATAATATTGGAAGATTATGTTTTCAAAAAAAGTGAAACACAATGTAAAGAAGTTTTAAAAGAAATATTTAAAAAAGAAGATGTTGATGTTAAGAAAATCATTATACTATCCGATTCGGATTTTGTAGAACTTGTAACTTTATATACGGAAATTATAACAAGGAATAAGATAGATACAGATACTGGTGTAGCTAAGGATGGAGGGCTTTTTACAGAAGAATATTTACCGGCTGAAAGTATATTATATTTTATAGTGTTGGAGGCGCCGAATTTTAATGGGGATGAAGAAAATAATGCTATAAAGTATTATACCAAACATATAGGCGATGTATTCCAAGTAGGAGGAGATTTTACTATAGGAAAAGGCTTTGTAAAAAGATTGAGCAAGGAGAGTGGTCGCGATGTCAATCAAGAATCTTAA
- the cmr5 gene encoding type III-B CRISPR module-associated protein Cmr5, translating to MSIKNLNLEIAQFAMKSVLDSVKEMESCVDGENKREKGKVGKPKEDVKKDTKKNSPYKSLIKKIPVMVQKNGLINTLVFLFSKQKGKEYKLALNHFINWSIINPKTKDMESFKKIKLEEDQFGEDQFEKDKYKEYIKAVYGLSSKEYRILTGEMINLFVWLKRFADGVIEGDD from the coding sequence ATGTCAATCAAGAATCTTAATTTAGAAATTGCTCAGTTTGCTATGAAAAGTGTTTTAGACTCGGTTAAGGAAATGGAAAGTTGCGTAGATGGAGAAAATAAAAGGGAAAAAGGAAAAGTCGGTAAACCCAAAGAAGATGTCAAAAAAGATACTAAAAAAAATTCTCCTTATAAATCTTTAATTAAGAAAATACCTGTAATGGTACAAAAAAACGGGTTAATTAATACATTAGTATTTTTATTTTCCAAACAAAAAGGTAAGGAGTATAAGTTGGCTTTAAATCATTTTATCAATTGGAGCATAATAAACCCTAAAACTAAAGACATGGAAAGTTTTAAAAAAATAAAATTAGAAGAAGATCAATTTGGAGAAGATCAATTCGAAAAAGATAAATACAAAGAGTATATAAAAGCTGTATATGGATTATCTTCTAAGGAATATAGAATTCTAACGGGAGAAATGATTAATTTATTTGTTTGGCTTAAAAGGTTTGCTGATGGTGTAATTGAAGGGGATGATTAA
- the cmr6 gene encoding type III-B CRISPR module RAMP protein Cmr6, with protein sequence MGNSNEVFCIKKESDNRFVPIFVDKEERENNKKGYIEYYGCNELVHNISNSKDISNLLLKLNKFSGIEIPQDINTVKYKEILDQVRKNNREIMALTEEQYYWLNFDAKIMDKLAIGLGGQSVFENDITLHHIYGIPYIPGQAIKGSMRNYIIREEKEFNGDEIKAVKNYFFRCIFGSGSDDENADQGKVIFLDAYPNDKFDLEKDVITTHYTNYYQGSGFPLDTEEPIPNNFLIVKDTCFSFNIGISRKVADENCTLSNGKSVRAFLLETILDVLQYNGLGAKTSVGYGFFDVDRKQIIADEKAKWEEEKRRLEAETEKKKFEEETKGMTELRIEMYKLKKMTGSTKHNEVMNLFKEYIDKVDGDEKIELAEFIKNYLVSENKWNKKNGDKLNKKIERICDILNCEI encoded by the coding sequence ATGGGTAATAGCAATGAAGTATTTTGCATAAAGAAAGAAAGTGATAATAGATTTGTACCAATATTTGTAGATAAAGAGGAAAGAGAAAATAATAAAAAAGGTTATATAGAATATTACGGATGCAATGAACTTGTTCACAATATTTCAAATTCCAAAGATATTTCTAATCTATTATTAAAATTAAATAAATTTTCAGGCATTGAAATCCCCCAAGACATAAATACAGTAAAATATAAAGAAATATTGGATCAAGTAAGAAAAAATAATAGGGAGATAATGGCATTAACAGAAGAACAATACTATTGGCTGAACTTTGATGCAAAAATAATGGATAAGTTAGCAATAGGTTTAGGAGGGCAATCTGTATTTGAAAATGATATTACTTTACATCATATATATGGTATTCCTTATATTCCAGGCCAGGCAATAAAGGGCAGTATGCGGAATTATATAATAAGAGAAGAAAAAGAATTTAACGGAGATGAAATTAAAGCTGTTAAAAATTACTTTTTCAGATGTATATTTGGATCAGGCTCAGATGATGAGAATGCAGATCAAGGGAAGGTTATTTTTTTAGATGCTTACCCTAACGATAAATTTGATTTAGAAAAAGATGTAATAACAACTCACTATACTAACTATTATCAGGGGAGCGGTTTTCCGTTAGATACAGAAGAGCCGATTCCAAACAATTTTCTAATTGTAAAAGATACCTGTTTTAGTTTTAATATTGGAATAAGCAGAAAAGTAGCAGATGAAAATTGTACATTGAGCAATGGGAAAAGCGTAAGGGCTTTTCTGTTAGAAACAATATTGGATGTTTTGCAGTATAATGGATTAGGTGCTAAGACATCGGTAGGATATGGATTTTTTGATGTGGACAGAAAACAAATTATAGCCGATGAAAAAGCAAAATGGGAAGAAGAGAAAAGACGATTAGAGGCAGAAACAGAAAAGAAAAAATTTGAAGAAGAAACAAAAGGCATGACAGAACTCCGGATAGAAATGTACAAATTAAAAAAAATGACGGGGTCTACTAAACACAACGAGGTTATGAATCTGTTTAAGGAGTATATAGATAAAGTCGATGGAGATGAAAAAATAGAATTGGCTGAGTTTATAAAAAATTATTTGGTTTCTGAAAATAAATGGAACAAAAAAAACGGTGATAAATTAAACAAAAAAATTGAAAGAATCTGTGATATACTAAATTGTGAAATTTAA